In Longimicrobium sp., a single genomic region encodes these proteins:
- a CDS encoding GNAT family N-acetyltransferase gives MNGPESPKPPSLAIREATADDIPALARLHVVTWNDTYPGVRSPPTYEVRERQWREAFAADDGSWFCFVVERDDGELVGFAKGKRYASPDQPDYAGELNKIYLLREYQRRGLGRRLVGHVVRRFLGQGVDSMLLFADAGNPSCGFYEALGGEKLREPDGTTSYANYGWRDLRRLATLCPVE, from the coding sequence ATGAACGGGCCTGAGTCTCCGAAGCCACCGAGCCTCGCCATCCGCGAGGCGACCGCCGACGACATTCCCGCCCTGGCGCGGCTGCACGTCGTCACCTGGAACGACACGTATCCCGGGGTGCGCTCGCCGCCGACGTACGAGGTCCGGGAGCGGCAGTGGCGCGAGGCGTTCGCGGCGGACGACGGGAGCTGGTTCTGCTTCGTCGTGGAGCGGGACGACGGCGAGCTCGTCGGGTTCGCGAAGGGGAAGCGGTACGCCAGCCCCGACCAGCCGGACTACGCGGGCGAGCTGAACAAGATCTACCTGCTGCGCGAATACCAGCGCCGCGGGCTGGGGCGCCGGCTCGTGGGACACGTCGTGCGCCGCTTCCTCGGTCAGGGCGTCGACTCGATGCTGCTGTTCGCGGACGCGGGGAACCCCTCGTGCGGCTTCTACGAGGCGCTCGGGGGTGAGAAGCTGCGGGAGCCCGACGGCACGACCAGCTACGCCAACTACGGCTGGCGCGACCTGCGGCGGCTGGCGACCCTCTGCCCCGTCGAGTGA
- a CDS encoding GNAT family N-acetyltransferase: protein MRIEITEEPVSALAEYARIPIAFEVGEVLDVSAPDDGLGGIVLARRGLGVPYVKDYDAIEGSHPADWARSFDLSRWGLFGARIAGRLAGGAAVAFDTADVQMLEGRLDLAVLWDIRVAPDARGRGVGTALFRAAEAWAAARGCRWLKVETQNVNVPACRFYARRGCVLGAIHRFAYPGLPDEVQLLWYRDLSGVAR, encoded by the coding sequence ATGAGGATTGAGATCACCGAGGAGCCGGTCTCGGCGCTGGCGGAGTACGCGCGCATCCCCATCGCCTTCGAGGTCGGCGAGGTGCTGGACGTGTCGGCGCCGGACGACGGGCTCGGCGGGATCGTCCTGGCGCGGCGCGGGCTCGGCGTCCCGTACGTGAAGGACTACGACGCGATCGAGGGGTCGCACCCGGCGGACTGGGCGAGGAGCTTCGACCTCTCGCGCTGGGGGCTGTTCGGGGCGAGGATCGCGGGACGGCTCGCCGGCGGGGCCGCCGTGGCGTTCGACACGGCAGACGTCCAGATGCTGGAGGGGCGGCTGGACCTGGCCGTGCTGTGGGACATCCGCGTGGCGCCCGACGCACGGGGGCGTGGGGTCGGCACCGCCCTCTTCCGCGCGGCGGAGGCGTGGGCCGCGGCGCGGGGGTGCCGGTGGCTCAAGGTCGAGACGCAGAACGTCAACGTGCCGGCGTGCCGGTTCTACGCGCGGCGGGGATGCGTGCTGGGAGCGATCCACCGCTTCGCCTATCCCGGGCTGCCGGACGAGGTCCAGCTCCTCTGGTACCGGGACCTGTCCGGCGTGGCGCGCTGA
- a CDS encoding NCS1 family nucleobase:cation symporter-1, whose amino-acid sequence MTRSADAGMVELAGELPPGPLVNEDLAPTPLHARTWNLWHIASLWVGMSVCIPTYMLAASMVQAGMRWWQALLAVLLGNAVVWIPLVINAHAGTKYGIPFPVYARASFGTRGAHIPALLRAVVACGWFGIQTWVGGMAIDVLLGILWPGWSELGGGARFMGYGLPQYLSFLAFWLINIWFVWKGTESIKWLETLSAPLLIAAGLALLWWAAARVGGIGTMLRGADALTQDRAVPAGAFLAGVFLPWVTAMVGYWATLSLNIPDFSRYAKSQKDQAVGQALGLLTTMPLFAFIGVAVTSATVILYGQAIWNPVDLVARIAREQDSPLLGLVAMVVLAVATLTTNIAANVVGPAFTLANLAPRRISFRTGGLIAGVVGILIFPWKLLDMYQGWLISYSGLLGAVGGVILCDYLLVRRRRLDLAELYREDGAYAYANGVNPRAVAALAAGVLVALAGRLHPSLRFLFDGAWFSATLVSFAVYAALMRAAPAGEVRLTPAAPEA is encoded by the coding sequence ATGACGCGATCCGCCGATGCCGGGATGGTGGAGCTGGCGGGCGAGCTGCCGCCGGGGCCCCTGGTCAACGAGGACCTGGCGCCCACGCCGCTGCACGCGCGCACCTGGAACCTGTGGCACATCGCCTCGCTGTGGGTGGGGATGAGCGTCTGCATCCCCACCTACATGCTGGCCGCCAGCATGGTGCAGGCGGGGATGCGCTGGTGGCAGGCGCTCCTGGCCGTGCTGCTGGGCAACGCCGTGGTCTGGATCCCCCTGGTCATCAACGCGCACGCGGGGACGAAGTACGGCATCCCCTTCCCCGTGTACGCGCGCGCCTCCTTCGGCACGCGCGGCGCGCACATCCCCGCCCTGCTGCGCGCGGTGGTGGCGTGCGGCTGGTTCGGCATCCAGACCTGGGTGGGCGGGATGGCCATCGACGTGCTGCTGGGCATCCTCTGGCCGGGGTGGAGCGAGCTGGGCGGGGGCGCGCGCTTCATGGGGTACGGGCTGCCGCAGTACCTCTCGTTCCTGGCCTTCTGGCTGATCAACATCTGGTTCGTGTGGAAGGGCACCGAGAGCATCAAGTGGCTGGAGACGCTCTCGGCGCCGCTGCTGATCGCGGCGGGGCTGGCGCTGCTCTGGTGGGCGGCGGCGCGCGTGGGCGGCATCGGCACGATGCTGCGCGGGGCGGACGCATTGACGCAGGACCGGGCGGTGCCGGCGGGGGCGTTCCTGGCCGGCGTCTTCCTGCCGTGGGTGACGGCGATGGTGGGGTACTGGGCCACGCTCTCGCTCAACATCCCCGACTTCTCCCGCTACGCGAAGAGCCAGAAGGACCAGGCGGTGGGCCAGGCGCTGGGGCTGCTCACCACGATGCCGCTGTTCGCCTTCATCGGGGTGGCGGTCACCAGCGCCACGGTGATCCTCTACGGCCAGGCGATCTGGAACCCGGTGGACCTGGTGGCCCGCATCGCCCGCGAGCAGGACAGCCCGCTCCTGGGCCTGGTGGCGATGGTGGTGCTCGCGGTGGCGACGCTGACCACGAACATCGCGGCGAACGTGGTGGGCCCCGCCTTCACCCTGGCCAACCTGGCGCCGCGGCGGATCTCCTTCCGCACGGGCGGGCTGATCGCGGGGGTGGTCGGCATCCTGATCTTCCCCTGGAAGCTGCTGGACATGTACCAGGGGTGGCTGATCAGCTACTCGGGGCTGCTGGGCGCGGTGGGCGGGGTGATCCTCTGCGACTACCTGCTGGTGCGGCGCCGGCGCCTGGACCTGGCCGAGCTCTACCGCGAGGACGGCGCCTACGCGTACGCGAACGGGGTGAACCCGCGGGCGGTGGCCGCGCTCGCGGCGGGCGTGCTGGTGGCGCTGGCGGGGCGGCTGCACCCGTCGCTGCGCTTCCTCTTCGACGGCGCCTGGTTCTCGGCGACGCTGGTCTCCTTCGCCGTGTACGCCGCGCTGATGCGGGCGGCCCCGGCGGGCGAGGTGCGGCTCACCCCGGCCGCTCCCGAGGCGTGA
- a CDS encoding xanthine dehydrogenase family protein molybdopterin-binding subunit yields the protein MSRAYVGQGVLRNEDRRLLTGHALFVDDVQLEGMLHVAFVRSVHAHARLRGIDVSAALARPGVAAVYTAADLGDYWKPGPLLVPPPPVEGLVFNQASQVPLAKEKVRHAGEPVAMVVAESRYLAEDAAAEIFVDYEPLDVVSDLEAALAPGAPLIHEQFGSNLSAFVPQTHGDYEAAKANADLVISRRFHYDRGAACALENRVVAARWDPRAEELTVWDTTQAPIPIRNGLARMLGLGESQVRVVAPFVGGGFGPKIMMFYPEEVLVPWAAMRLGRPVKWTEDRQENFYATTQERGQVHDAEMALTRDGRIVGVRDRFLHDTGAYDPYGLTVPINSQCTLLGPYDVPNYDSEFRAVFTNRTTVTPVRGAGRQHGVFVMERLLDIAARELGIDPAEIRRRNYIRHDDFPHQWRILFQDFAPLYYDSGNYLPALETALEMVDYAAFREEQRRAREAGRRLGLGVVSYVEGTGIGPYEGARVTIEPSGRVRVATGLGTQGQGHYTAFAQIVAEVLDVDVAHVGVVTGDTREFGWGTGTFASRGAVVAGSACHAAATAVRAKVVGVASRVFRVDEEEVEVAGGRVRPRGDPGREMTLGELSAYANPLRGAVAPGTEPGLEATAYFGPDHGSTASGVHAIVVEVDPETALVKVVRYVVVHDCGRLINPVIVEGQVQGGVAHGIGNAFYEKLHYDENGQLLNASFMDYLLPTALDVPEVRMAHRETPAPMNPLGLKGVGEAGCIPTGAAFAQALEDALPEYALEIREIPLSPGRLFELLEEARGRGLAAETPVPAAQAAPAPEVGR from the coding sequence GTGAGCAGGGCCTACGTCGGCCAGGGCGTCCTGCGCAACGAGGACCGGCGCCTCCTCACCGGGCACGCGCTCTTCGTGGACGACGTGCAGCTGGAGGGGATGCTGCACGTGGCGTTCGTGCGCAGCGTGCACGCCCACGCCCGCCTGCGCGGGATCGACGTCTCGGCCGCGCTCGCCCGCCCGGGCGTGGCCGCCGTCTATACGGCCGCGGACCTGGGCGACTACTGGAAGCCGGGCCCGCTCCTGGTCCCCCCGCCGCCGGTGGAGGGCCTCGTCTTCAACCAGGCCTCGCAGGTGCCGCTGGCGAAGGAGAAGGTGCGCCACGCCGGCGAGCCCGTGGCGATGGTGGTCGCCGAGAGCCGCTACCTGGCCGAGGACGCGGCGGCCGAGATCTTCGTCGACTACGAGCCGCTGGACGTGGTGAGCGACCTGGAGGCCGCGCTGGCGCCGGGGGCGCCGCTCATCCACGAGCAGTTCGGGAGCAACCTGTCGGCGTTCGTACCCCAGACGCACGGCGACTACGAGGCGGCGAAGGCGAACGCCGACCTGGTGATCAGCCGCCGCTTCCACTACGACCGCGGCGCGGCGTGCGCGCTGGAGAACCGCGTGGTGGCGGCGCGCTGGGACCCGCGCGCCGAGGAGCTCACCGTCTGGGACACCACGCAGGCGCCGATCCCGATCCGCAACGGGCTGGCGCGGATGCTGGGCCTCGGCGAGAGCCAGGTGCGCGTGGTGGCGCCGTTCGTGGGCGGCGGCTTCGGGCCCAAGATCATGATGTTCTACCCCGAGGAGGTGCTGGTCCCCTGGGCGGCGATGCGGCTGGGCCGCCCGGTGAAGTGGACCGAGGACCGCCAGGAGAACTTCTACGCCACCACGCAGGAACGGGGGCAGGTGCACGACGCGGAGATGGCGCTCACGCGCGACGGGCGGATCGTGGGCGTGCGCGACCGCTTCCTGCACGACACCGGCGCGTACGACCCGTACGGGCTCACGGTGCCGATCAACTCGCAGTGCACGCTGCTGGGCCCGTACGACGTGCCCAACTACGACAGCGAGTTCCGCGCGGTGTTCACCAACCGCACCACGGTGACGCCGGTGCGCGGGGCGGGGCGCCAGCACGGCGTGTTCGTGATGGAGCGCCTGCTCGACATCGCCGCGCGCGAGCTGGGGATCGACCCCGCCGAGATCCGGCGGCGCAACTACATCCGCCACGACGACTTCCCCCACCAGTGGCGGATCCTCTTCCAGGACTTCGCCCCGCTCTACTACGACAGCGGCAACTACCTCCCCGCGCTGGAGACGGCGCTGGAGATGGTCGACTACGCGGCTTTTCGCGAGGAGCAGCGGCGCGCGCGCGAGGCCGGGCGGCGGCTGGGGCTGGGCGTGGTGAGCTACGTGGAGGGGACGGGGATCGGGCCGTACGAGGGCGCGCGGGTGACCATCGAGCCCAGCGGCCGGGTGCGCGTGGCCACGGGGCTGGGGACGCAGGGGCAGGGGCACTACACGGCGTTCGCGCAGATCGTGGCCGAGGTGCTGGACGTGGACGTGGCGCACGTGGGCGTGGTGACGGGCGACACGCGCGAGTTCGGCTGGGGGACGGGGACGTTCGCCAGCCGCGGGGCCGTGGTCGCCGGGAGCGCCTGCCACGCGGCGGCCACGGCGGTGCGCGCCAAGGTGGTGGGGGTGGCCAGCCGCGTCTTCCGGGTGGACGAGGAGGAGGTCGAGGTGGCGGGCGGGCGGGTGCGGCCGCGCGGCGACCCGGGGCGGGAGATGACGCTCGGCGAGCTGTCGGCGTACGCCAACCCGCTGCGCGGCGCGGTGGCGCCGGGGACGGAGCCGGGGCTGGAGGCCACGGCCTACTTCGGGCCCGACCACGGGAGCACGGCGAGCGGGGTGCACGCGATCGTGGTCGAGGTGGACCCCGAGACGGCGCTGGTGAAGGTGGTGCGCTACGTGGTGGTGCACGACTGCGGGCGGCTGATCAACCCGGTGATCGTGGAGGGGCAGGTGCAGGGGGGCGTGGCGCACGGGATCGGCAACGCCTTCTACGAAAAGCTGCACTACGACGAGAACGGGCAGCTGCTGAACGCCTCGTTCATGGACTACCTGCTGCCGACGGCGCTGGACGTGCCCGAGGTGCGGATGGCGCACCGCGAGACGCCGGCGCCGATGAACCCGCTGGGGCTCAAGGGGGTGGGCGAGGCGGGGTGCATCCCCACCGGCGCGGCGTTCGCGCAGGCGCTGGAGGACGCGCTGCCGGAGTACGCGCTGGAGATCCGCGAGATCCCGCTCTCCCCGGGGCGCCTCTTCGAGCTGCTGGAGGAGGCGCGCGGGCGGGGGCTGGCGGCGGAGACTCCGGTCCCGGCCGCGCAGGCGGCCCCGGCGCCGGAGGTGGGGCGATGA
- a CDS encoding GNAT family N-acetyltransferase: protein MSGAEPGSTRVRVRACTPADAGAVGALSREFVAYLRDLGDPAPGGVTAKAYLRDGFGERPAFTSLLAEADGRAVGYLLCHEGYDVDRGGRVLHVADLFVAGSARRAGVGRALMDAAAEVCRRAGGHALVWAVYPPNAAARAFYESLGGRYSEDLLMSRRV from the coding sequence GTGAGCGGCGCGGAGCCCGGCTCGACGCGCGTGCGCGTGCGGGCCTGCACCCCCGCCGACGCCGGAGCCGTCGGCGCGCTCAGCCGGGAGTTCGTCGCGTACCTGCGGGACCTCGGGGACCCGGCCCCGGGCGGCGTGACGGCCAAGGCGTACCTGCGCGACGGCTTCGGCGAGCGCCCCGCCTTCACGAGCCTGCTGGCGGAAGCCGACGGCCGGGCGGTCGGCTACCTGCTCTGTCACGAGGGCTACGACGTCGACCGCGGGGGCCGCGTCCTCCACGTGGCGGACCTGTTCGTCGCCGGGAGCGCCCGGCGCGCGGGCGTGGGCCGCGCCCTGATGGACGCCGCCGCGGAAGTCTGCCGGCGCGCGGGCGGCCACGCGCTCGTCTGGGCCGTGTATCCCCCGAACGCGGCGGCGAGGGCGTTCTACGAAAGCCTCGGCGGGCGGTACTCGGAAGACCTGCTCATGTCGCGGCGGGTCTGA
- a CDS encoding (2Fe-2S)-binding protein, with translation MSGPVEISVTVNGASYRRAVEPRLLLSDFLRQDLGLTGTHVGCEHGVCGACTVLMDGESVRSCLVLAVQADGHDLTTVEGLAPDGERMHPLQEAFRDTHALQCGFCTPGFLMSLVPFLRDHPHPTEVEIREALSGNLCRCTGYQNIVRAVQLAAERASASAPAA, from the coding sequence TTGTCCGGACCCGTGGAGATCAGCGTCACCGTCAACGGCGCATCGTATCGGCGGGCCGTCGAGCCGCGCCTGCTGCTGAGCGACTTCCTGCGCCAGGACCTCGGCCTCACCGGCACGCACGTCGGCTGCGAGCACGGCGTCTGCGGCGCGTGCACGGTGCTGATGGACGGCGAGTCGGTGCGCTCGTGCCTGGTCCTGGCCGTGCAGGCCGACGGGCATGACCTCACCACCGTCGAGGGGCTGGCGCCCGACGGCGAGCGGATGCACCCGCTCCAGGAGGCGTTCCGCGACACGCACGCGCTGCAGTGCGGCTTCTGCACGCCGGGGTTCCTGATGAGCCTGGTCCCCTTCCTCCGCGACCACCCGCACCCCACGGAAGTCGAGATCCGCGAGGCGCTCTCCGGCAACCTCTGCCGCTGCACCGGCTACCAGAACATCGTCCGCGCGGTGCAGCTGGCCGCCGAGCGCGCCTCCGCCTCCGCCCCCGCCGCCTGA
- a CDS encoding methyltransferase domain-containing protein, producing MSRPDARRALRSLREAARGLYLRLLPRPDHREVFSRIYRSNEWGDPESVSGPGSTRARGEDFRDDLAELLERIGARVLLDAPCGDFNWIEPVADRMERYVGVDVVPELVEKNQELHGGGRRSFACADLTRDPLPRADVVLCRDCLVHFSFADIRAALGNFRESGSTYLLTTTFLDTRRNLDIRTGGWRELNLEEAPFRFPPPLALVDEKCTHSGGRYRSKRLALWRIDSLPL from the coding sequence ATGAGCCGACCCGACGCGCGCCGGGCGCTGCGATCGCTGCGGGAGGCCGCCCGCGGGCTCTACCTGCGGCTGCTGCCGCGCCCGGACCACCGGGAGGTCTTCTCGCGCATCTACCGGAGCAACGAGTGGGGCGACCCGGAGTCGGTGTCGGGGCCGGGCTCCACCCGCGCGCGCGGCGAGGACTTCCGCGACGACCTGGCGGAGCTGCTGGAGCGGATCGGCGCGCGCGTGCTGCTCGACGCGCCCTGCGGCGACTTCAACTGGATCGAGCCGGTCGCCGACCGCATGGAGCGCTACGTGGGCGTGGACGTGGTGCCGGAGCTGGTCGAGAAGAACCAGGAGCTCCACGGCGGCGGGCGCCGGAGCTTCGCCTGCGCGGACCTGACGCGCGACCCGCTCCCCAGGGCCGACGTCGTCCTCTGCCGCGACTGCCTGGTGCACTTCTCGTTCGCCGACATCCGGGCGGCGCTCGGCAACTTCCGGGAGAGCGGCAGCACGTACCTGCTCACCACCACCTTCCTGGACACCCGGCGCAACCTGGACATCCGCACGGGCGGGTGGCGCGAGCTGAACCTGGAGGAGGCCCCTTTTCGCTTCCCGCCGCCGCTGGCCCTGGTGGACGAGAAGTGCACGCACTCGGGCGGCCGCTACCGCTCCAAGCGCCTGGCCCTCTGGCGCATCGACTCGCTCCCGCTATAG
- a CDS encoding DUF1499 domain-containing protein encodes MRRPRPLLLLLLLLPLVGCHAQMRLTEPGQPLRPCPRTPNCVSTEATDERHAIPPLPFRGTPEEAQARAREALLREPRTRVVLEAPGYLRAEARSRVFRFVDDVEVVVDGPAKLVRFRSASRLGRRDFGVNRERMERFSERFRALDQASAGPG; translated from the coding sequence GTGCGACGACCGCGCCCGCTCCTGCTTCTCCTGCTGCTGCTGCCGCTCGTCGGCTGCCACGCGCAGATGAGGCTCACCGAGCCGGGGCAGCCGCTGCGGCCCTGCCCGCGCACGCCCAACTGCGTCTCGACCGAGGCGACGGACGAGCGGCACGCCATACCCCCGCTCCCGTTCCGCGGCACGCCCGAAGAGGCGCAGGCGCGCGCGCGGGAGGCGCTGCTGCGGGAGCCCCGGACGCGCGTCGTGCTGGAGGCGCCCGGCTACCTGCGCGCGGAGGCGCGGAGCCGCGTCTTCCGCTTCGTGGACGACGTGGAGGTGGTGGTGGACGGCCCCGCGAAGCTGGTCCGCTTCCGCTCGGCCTCGCGCCTGGGCCGGCGCGACTTCGGGGTGAACCGCGAGCGGATGGAGCGGTTCAGCGAGCGCTTCCGCGCGCTGGACCAGGCTTCCGCCGGCCCCGGATGA
- a CDS encoding alpha/beta fold hydrolase, translating into MRKYLLLLVLCTACAHSVRPSAPAAPSDTGRVAVEGGELYYESRGSGPAVVLLHGGGLDHTSWDPQVDPLSRAFRVIRYDARGHGRSTPPTGPFSMADDLGRVLDHLGVRRAHLVGLSMGAGAAYGFAARHPERVETLTLVSMSGPPPGVPREPGAPPDLTEAAGRELLRGMPMPRLLVLGERDSPVVQAVADSVRAQAPGVEVVRIPGAHLPNRDAPEAFNLLLLRFLRQR; encoded by the coding sequence ATGCGCAAGTATCTCCTCCTGCTGGTCCTCTGCACCGCCTGCGCGCACTCCGTGCGGCCTTCCGCGCCCGCGGCGCCCTCCGACACGGGCCGGGTCGCCGTCGAGGGCGGCGAGCTCTACTACGAGAGCCGGGGCAGCGGCCCCGCCGTCGTGCTCCTCCACGGAGGCGGGCTGGACCACACGTCGTGGGACCCGCAGGTGGATCCGCTCTCGCGCGCGTTCCGCGTGATCCGCTACGATGCGCGCGGGCACGGCCGCTCCACCCCGCCCACGGGACCGTTCTCCATGGCCGACGACCTGGGCCGGGTGCTGGACCACCTGGGCGTGCGGCGGGCGCACCTGGTGGGGCTCTCGATGGGCGCGGGCGCGGCGTACGGCTTCGCGGCGCGGCATCCCGAGCGCGTGGAGACGCTGACGCTGGTCTCGATGAGCGGTCCTCCCCCCGGGGTGCCGAGGGAGCCCGGGGCGCCGCCGGACCTGACGGAGGCAGCCGGCCGGGAGCTGCTCCGTGGAATGCCGATGCCCCGCCTGCTCGTGCTCGGGGAGAGAGACTCGCCCGTGGTCCAGGCGGTCGCCGACAGCGTGCGGGCGCAGGCGCCGGGCGTGGAGGTGGTGAGGATTCCCGGGGCCCACCTCCCGAACCGCGACGCGCCGGAGGCGTTCAACCTCCTGCTCCTGCGCTTCCTGCGGCAGCGGTGA
- a CDS encoding cyclase family protein, with the protein MRIYDLSQPLNEQAPFWPYYPPFEVKYIKRKAEHGVNAQYIMTSNHMGTHLDAPRHFQTRGLTIDQIPLNWLCGPGVIVDLTEEMDELAVYTPKMIEDRVEVRKGDIVILHTGWHRYAQWGDEADEEKYIHLHPGAHPDMVPWLLEKEVHIWGVDAVSTDHPMDLPIGRFLGKGMHGHCDRVRAKAEAKFGGPEAVARLFPDEDYQLTHNKLFPHNCVHIENLGGEISAPELQNRRLIIGCFPWKFQGGEAAFARTVAFDGEWPKEV; encoded by the coding sequence ATGCGGATCTACGACCTGTCCCAGCCGCTGAACGAGCAGGCGCCGTTCTGGCCGTACTACCCGCCCTTCGAGGTGAAGTACATCAAGCGCAAGGCCGAGCACGGCGTGAACGCGCAGTACATCATGACCTCGAACCACATGGGCACGCACCTGGACGCGCCGCGGCACTTCCAGACCAGGGGGCTCACCATCGACCAGATCCCGCTGAACTGGCTGTGCGGCCCCGGGGTGATCGTGGACCTCACCGAGGAGATGGACGAGCTGGCGGTCTACACTCCGAAGATGATCGAGGACCGGGTGGAGGTGCGCAAAGGGGACATCGTGATCCTGCACACCGGCTGGCACCGCTACGCGCAGTGGGGCGACGAGGCCGACGAGGAGAAGTACATCCACCTGCACCCGGGGGCGCACCCCGACATGGTGCCGTGGCTGCTGGAGAAGGAGGTGCACATCTGGGGCGTGGACGCGGTGTCGACGGACCACCCGATGGACCTGCCGATCGGCCGCTTCCTGGGGAAGGGGATGCACGGCCACTGCGACCGGGTGCGGGCGAAGGCGGAGGCCAAGTTCGGCGGGCCCGAGGCGGTGGCGCGGCTCTTCCCCGACGAGGACTACCAGCTCACGCACAACAAGCTGTTCCCGCACAACTGCGTGCACATCGAGAACCTGGGCGGCGAGATCAGCGCCCCCGAGCTGCAGAACCGGCGGCTGATCATCGGCTGCTTCCCCTGGAAGTTCCAGGGCGGCGAGGCGGCCTTCGCGCGCACCGTGGCGTTCGACGGGGAGTGGCCGAAGGAGGTGTGA
- a CDS encoding DinB family protein — MDLREPAAESIDAVQVFRAALKQQYHAALAMLREAIERCPGELWAGGGYLNPFWRIAYHTLYFTHLYLQSNQADFRPWEHHQTGLQDMDGVPGPPELDDVLELPHRPPQTGVPYTKAELLTYWSLCDGMVDGAVDAHDLLDPECGFSWKKRSRAEHQVSSIRHIQHHTAQLGERLRTTAGIGVGWR, encoded by the coding sequence GTGGACTTGCGAGAGCCCGCCGCCGAAAGCATCGACGCCGTCCAGGTGTTCCGCGCCGCGCTGAAGCAGCAGTACCACGCCGCGCTCGCGATGCTGCGGGAGGCGATCGAGCGCTGCCCCGGCGAGCTCTGGGCCGGCGGCGGCTACCTCAACCCGTTCTGGCGGATCGCCTACCACACGCTGTACTTCACGCACCTCTACCTCCAGTCGAACCAGGCCGACTTCCGCCCCTGGGAGCACCACCAGACGGGGCTCCAGGACATGGACGGCGTCCCGGGGCCGCCGGAGCTCGACGACGTGCTGGAGCTACCGCACCGGCCGCCGCAGACCGGCGTGCCGTACACGAAGGCGGAGCTGCTGACGTACTGGAGCCTCTGCGACGGAATGGTCGACGGCGCCGTGGACGCGCACGACCTCCTGGACCCGGAGTGCGGGTTCAGCTGGAAGAAGCGCTCGCGCGCGGAGCACCAGGTCTCCAGCATCCGCCACATCCAGCACCACACGGCGCAGCTCGGGGAGCGCCTGCGCACCACGGCCGGGATCGGCGTGGGGTGGAGATAG
- a CDS encoding xanthine dehydrogenase family protein subunit M, which produces MKPAPFEYHRPDSVEEALGLLASHGWDAKVLAGGQSLVPAMNFRLAQPAVLVDLNRIPGLDHIAERDGALRIGTMARQRAAERSELVALRAPLLAEALPFVAHPQVRNRGTVGGSIAHADPAAELPAVMLALGARFHLAGPGGARAVEADRFFTGLFSTALEPEEMLLEVEVPARGPAQGWAFDEISRRHGDFALAGLAAWVALGQDGRCSGARIALLGVGSGPVLARGAAEALVARDATDEGIRAAAEAAAAEIEPPSDIHASAAYRRRLVEVLVRRTLPRAFARARMGSPG; this is translated from the coding sequence ATGAAGCCCGCGCCGTTCGAGTACCACCGGCCCGACAGCGTGGAGGAGGCGCTGGGGCTGCTGGCGAGCCACGGCTGGGACGCCAAGGTGCTGGCCGGCGGGCAGAGCCTGGTGCCGGCGATGAACTTCCGCCTGGCGCAGCCGGCGGTGCTGGTGGACCTGAACCGCATCCCGGGCCTCGACCACATCGCCGAGCGCGACGGGGCGCTGCGCATCGGGACCATGGCCCGGCAGCGCGCGGCGGAGCGGAGCGAGCTGGTGGCGCTCCGGGCGCCGCTCCTGGCCGAGGCGCTTCCGTTCGTGGCCCACCCGCAGGTGCGCAACCGGGGGACGGTGGGCGGGAGCATCGCGCACGCGGACCCGGCCGCCGAGCTCCCGGCGGTGATGCTGGCGCTGGGGGCGCGCTTCCACCTGGCGGGGCCGGGCGGCGCGCGCGCGGTGGAGGCGGACCGCTTCTTCACCGGGCTCTTCAGCACGGCGCTGGAGCCGGAGGAGATGCTGCTGGAGGTGGAGGTCCCCGCGCGCGGCCCGGCCCAGGGGTGGGCGTTCGACGAGATCTCGCGGCGCCACGGCGACTTCGCGCTGGCGGGGCTGGCGGCGTGGGTGGCGCTGGGCCAGGACGGGCGCTGCTCGGGGGCGCGCATCGCGCTGCTGGGGGTGGGGAGCGGGCCGGTGCTGGCGCGCGGCGCGGCGGAGGCGCTGGTGGCGCGCGACGCGACCGACGAGGGGATCCGCGCGGCCGCCGAGGCGGCCGCGGCGGAGATCGAGCCGCCGTCGGACATCCACGCGTCGGCGGCGTACCGGCGGCGGCTGGTGGAGGTGCTGGTGCGCCGCACGCTGCCCAGGGCGTTCGCGCGGGCGCGGATGGGGTCCCCCGGTTGA